The Rhipicephalus sanguineus isolate Rsan-2018 chromosome 10, BIME_Rsan_1.4, whole genome shotgun sequence genome segment catattgaccgcggaatcatggcgtcaagtgagagtttaccaggaatgcctcaaggtccgttgttcgacttcgcgtgaTGATCGCCGCCAGACGCAGATGTACGCCggctggatgagggtagctaaccagcatgcggaattcatatggggGGTAAAACTTGGAGAACTTCAatcatgtaagaggaagattatttctactgtttcaccgcaagatAACTTGCtaatccttggaggagctgccttagatgatagtcactgcaaaaccctagccttaggtcctaaatactgttttaagccgaacctgaaaccaatagacgttctaagtttgccgcgtacaatcagtAGACTTGTTCCTgcagaagagcgttcccactgcctttcagactgcgttgctagcatcaagggttctaatatgcatctcaagtgttctgatcctatccggcctttggttaattactgtgtcgagaagaaactcaggcgagtagtttcagataaggaagcgtattttgtaattatgccggacagtttgttctcagaaaaagcattaacagccatagaaaagaattttaggacggtaaaacttaagccatcggtagttaggcaacgcgctgtcgaccttttgttaagacacaatcttgagagaataccttgtaatgtcaagaaggccaaatcacttactttggaattgttttttttcagtcaaaacacctaagaacgagattccgtttcgagcaatcgttttagagcaaggcacctggcaagtcgctgtatctagttatttgcagaactgcttaacctcttcgAGTTTTTCAgaccttttcgtatgcgtaattctcagccgctagttcagttcctctcagaggagaaccccggctgttgtaaggcctttagtatggatattgaagacctgtattattctttgccgcatgaggacttgttgaaatgtgttaatgaatgtaataacgaacaagagcaccagacggttttcaccgaaaaatgtggtgtttctacaggGGCaattctagaaatcctttccatgtatttaaagtcgacgctggtaggttggaaggaaggcgtttatgtgcagaaatcagggatatgtattggttctaaagttgctccggttcttagtgatttatacattagcaagattgacaatcttttggaaggcgccttaggtaattcggttattaaggtatttcgttatgtggacgattacttgatttttgtagtggtgaggactttggaaaggtggtaacttccgtgagcgaaaaatttgaattaaatggaggagggctgagctttactaaagaggtgcctcagaataatggaatacaatttccaGACATTTTcctaacgttccagaagaaccacgtgtgttggcagtattctcctagatcttcgaaaccgctgttaaatttttcatcaaagcactcgaaagttgtaaaaaacggcatcgccatgtcttgccttaagtcagccctcaccaagtcgtgtgagcacaaaatgagtgatagctttaacgcacaggttacgcgtcttttagatgtagggtatcctcgtgatgcagtggccacggtcgctgaacgtttaaagaagtctattgtgttaagtccgagcatggttgcagaaagctataggaagaaacgtgtggtaggtataccgtacattcatcgcgtatctcacaggctaaagaaagtaggaagtagatacggcgttaatgttgttttcacggctgccaataagctaggtaagatttgtgccgctgtgcagaggaagaatgagggagtaaaagaaaagaagcggaccggtatttgtttcgtaaaacacaccaaaaaattcactgattgccgtacgagtgtggtatataagatccctttcagctgcggccgcttctacgtaggacagacgggccgatgcattgaccagagattgttggaacataagagatcgctaacaggaggctcgccttctaatctatctttacattgtcgagattgtaagtgcacggcaaaatttgatgaatgcgcagtattgtaccggcatagaaatgaagaaacgcgcctgatcattgaagcttggcatatcgagaatagtggtagtgcatgcgtgagccaaccgtcgattaacttccatcaagatgaaatcaaatgccttaacagttatcttgcacgtagaccgccacgcgtgccggatcgataggttcgcctgtcgcatgggcatgcgcagatatgttttcgtgccttctttcttttcagccgttgtgcgtctcttcagttgttagtcggcgtttgtggtgtcctgacttctttcttgtgtccgtgtttgcacgccctgtctttttagaatgaatacttaccaactagctcagctctctgttatactGTACAAATGCTGTATTCACAAAAGTGTagttttctttcgcgtattgTGTAccgttttgccttttttttctccttgtctGTAATCTTTTATTTTAGGTTTTCTGTAATTGAGTTTCCTTTAGCGCAATATAtaagcttttgttttgttttgtattaaccTATGCATAAAATCTTTCCACATGGATATAAATAATACTGTCGGTcaataatgaaaaccagcagataatgaagccaaggaacatCCAAGGAGCGTTAATTGTACTATTTTAAGTGTATTGCTGTAATtgtaatatagatgtgaagaaagtaaagtggacgaaaacagaaCTTGCCGCtagcagggaccgaatctgcgaccttcggattacgcgccccaTCGTCTCACGAAATCAGCTaccgcggcggtcgtcccctcgacCACTTATCGTGTATTTATGTGCACGCAAACCCTGGgagtgctagtcagcgccgctcttagccatgacgacgagtgtgaaaaacttttttttcgtcagatagcGTCACACAGTACGTGGACCTTCATCGAGCGGACAGCTGAACAATAAACCCTGGGATACTACGTGAAGGCACCAACTTTGCCGGAGCAAGACCCTCGCTGTGAAATCCGCTGCGAAAtcttatctgctggttttcattaaggttgtgtcaaacacaGAAGGGAGCCctcgaaaattcccttccttgagggttgaatcgcgcaaacgagacagggactaaaagaagagacgacaacacacagagcgcaacacattgcgctctgtgtgttgtcgtctcttctttcagtccctgtctcgtttgcgcgattcaacccttaagCTGACAGCCATTCTGGAGTCCCTTCCTTCGTTCACTGTTTGTCAGAGGGGCCCTTTCCACAACTCAAGCTGGGTTCCGGAGTCCCATCTGTATTAATATGACGCACTGTACTCTATTTTGTTAtgtataatagatagatagatagatagatagatagatagatagatagatagatagatagatagatagatagatagatagatagatagatagatagatagatagatagatagatagatagatagatagatagatagatagatagatagatagatcagtacTTTTGTAGAAGCCTCCTTTGACAAAAGCGTTCCGATCACATTTCAACACATTTGCTTAGTGAGCTACTGTCGCATGGCGGTACGCGAGAAACGAAGTGAGAAAGCTTTCCTTATCTGTAGCTCTTGCTTCGACATAAGGGCAAAATGGGCGGTTATCTTTAATAAGAGCGGTTTCCTTTAATGCGTATTTCATCGCCCCCATGCGATGGAAAGCCGCAAGCAAGAAGCGAACACTACGGTATATATGCGATAACAGTAGCATTGCTCCGTTTTATGTCTTTTTGTTGCTACACGAGAGCGGAATAGCGGAACACCACCGAGCAGCGAGAAGCCCGGTGACAAGAACAGCCATTCCGCTCCTGTGTGCAAACGAAGCAGCCACGTCTGAATTCACACCACCATGCCGAGTTTCCGACGAGTGCACCGTTTTTGCGAACACCCCGTCGCAGGCGTCAACTGGCGGCCGACTCGCTTTGTCGAGGAAGTGCCCAGCTCGCGTGTGTGTGGCCTCTGCCGCATGATTCCCAAGCGGATAATGGTGCTTCCGTGCGGCCACCTTCTATGCCAGTCGTGCCACGCAGCTACCCAAGGATCCCGTGGGCGGTGTCCCTTGGATCAAGAGCCGTTCGAGGAAGCTGAATGTGACAGCTATGATTTGCCTGCTAGAAAAGTGAACGCCTTGAAGGTCCGAAAACAGTTCTGTTACGTTACTAGCACACTGATTGTCTTCAGTAATAGCTGTGTAAGGCTGGCCGTTTTGTGTTGGCAAACCCGTAAGTTTATTAACCATGCAGTAAACACTTCTCAGAAAGCTTGTTGCCCCGGTATATCTTAATTAGAGCTACTAAATTACGGGTCCGCGTGGCGGAATGTTGTAGCATTGAACGTATTGCAGTGCTTCAGGTACATATCACTAAGTAGAAATGGGCCTATTTGCGCGGTCGTTCGGCACACGTTATTTCGCGGGTAACACGCACTGCAGCCTCAAAACGCGAGAATAAACCAATAGGTTGTTGACAAACTTTGAAAGTTGTAAGAAATCGGTAGAATCACAAGATTGTTTCGGCGCAAGCTGATATTCAAGTGACATTCACTAAACGCTGAACTCCATGTAAAAAGATGTCACAAGAGACATTCAGTTTATATAGGTAGAAACCGCTCGGTCCGTGGCTTACTCCTCGAACCGCTTCTTCCATGTTGCTGCTCGAACCGACGCGCACTATCTACATGACCGAGACTTATTTTGTCTTTCTTATTTGATGGGGGCCCGCGCCACGGGTTACAGCGATTCAATATATTTTCGCTCCAAAGCAAGAGATCACTGATTCGGTTAGCAAGGTATTACCAATATAAGCTATTCCGTCAGGTTATACCATTTTGAAAATAAGAAGTTGAAGGGCGCTTGAGCTACAtcttcaagagtagagcgcgctattggccgcgagatcgagcagagtcgcctcCTAGCGGCGAGCAGACGAAAcgccgtggtgtggatggctccttgcacCGTGTGGTAGcgacaccgtgttcgcatgtgtgcgtacgtcatacacgtcctcagattacagcttttTCCGTTGTGCTAGCGCAGGATCAAACGCTTGTACGTATTCCTGCACGATATGCATaaccatttcgccttacgagacttgtatgcactcaaATAAGCGAGTGCacgcacgtgtcggtatggcgccaggtctaaccatcgtaccgtccattcaccAAAATCATTTCACTGTGGGTACAACTTTGTCGCTCAAGCACATCAGATAGTgtatttggcgtcgtcctaaacgaaaaaaggGTACTAAATGTCgagtgaatgcagaattttagcgacaccatctcgtgaagtgttgacGATTTTCAAACCCTTGTGACACGGCAAAGCATGAAATAGCGTCTGGAGAGGCCGGTTAGCGGCAAAAAGGACCTGacgccacgcatttctatagcagtacgcgtattcatgcaaacagaaaagcagagtgcacaaagttctacttcatctaattacgcagaaatacaggccctcttttttttttgtagccgctagagcaaaaAGTAAACACttaatggctcagtcgcgcatcactatttatattgtggtataggcaaaacacaatttagaCACGTGcatataaagcaagaaaaaacatcgagcacagtggaatACATGAATGTGACCGAAGGCTAGTACatcattgattggcagattgcgctccTCTCACACGTAATATGGACGTTAGGGCAGTTTTCTGCATTAATTTGCCAaaggagggcgtatacatcacctTTAGGCTGctgtcaacgcgctttattcgccgacaattgaCTCAAACCGCCCATGGCGAAgtgccgctgcgtacatttgcaTACGCGCCGCCGACAGCCTATACACACTAACGCggagacggtgctgccacctatagcccgatctcgctgcGAATAGCGTGTTTGGGCCCCGTTAGCATAGTCTTGTCATTCTCTAGCCAGACTTCGCTTTTCGGTGGGCGCCTCAACCAAGCCGCGAAGAAAGTGACGTCTGTATGCGTAACACCAGCCgctttaaactatcctagaatgccctaCTGCAACTAATGTTGCGAAGTAAccactatgccataatttttCACGCTGTGAATTAGCGAAATACGAACTACCCGTTCGTAAGGCAACAGgcacacctacgcagctgcacacttcgttgatgctttctTGAGTGACTTGTCATGGGTGGTCCTTTAAAGGGACCACGGTTTGCACGATTCATAAGATTTCGCTTTTGCGAATGTATGCTTCTGTTACGGAATATATGTTACCGCGACTTGTCGGACTACGTGAGGCCCATGTGGTGGTTTTTGTCTGAAACAGTGTCAAGCattggcgtcgctctgtggtccAACACTtgcttgatgatgatgaggatgatatAGAGTGGTTAGTGGCGCAAGAGCCAGTGATGGCAGAAGAGCGGCAAGACAACCTTTAGAGAGTGATCAAATATAGTGTAAGGTGGCTGCATAAGGGCCTGAAATCATGTGCACTAAACGTGCACAAAGCCTACATAATTCATAAAGTTATCACAGTTAGGTGATAGTTCAGTGAGTGAAAACGGCGGCATTGTACTAAATTTTGGTACAATACGAGGGAACTACTGCGATCGCAAGGGCACTAGACAGCAAGGATCCAGAGGTTTAGTGCATTAAATACATGGTGCTTTCGCAGCAGCATCCTCCTGCACAGAGTGTGCTACGAATCCGGCCTGCAAATGACTTTCAATGTGGCGGCCAACTTTAAGAAGCTTGAAACAGACTCACGATTAACGAGTGGTTCGCGACCTAAAAACATTGCAGGGTGAGATGGTATATTCTGACGATATGCTTTAAAAAAGAGTGCCATATTCTTCCCGGCTCCAAGTCACGGCGCTATCCTCAGGCACGGTCAGTGCCTCCTTATTTCTACTATTCAGGTCAGGGGTTCACTACCAGACAAAGGGCGATTGCGCGAGCTTTAAGTGTGTCCTCTTTTTAATCCAGAGAATAGGACATCGCTTCTAGATTTTGCAGCGGCTGGCCAGTTAGCTATTGTAGGCTCAAGTAAATGATGCTCCTTATGGGTGTGGGCATCCCACAAGCGTTGCCAGTACATTGTAAGCCTTTGACGTACGTACAGTCGCAACGGaaaaaagattagaaaaagtGACTGGTGGTTGGCGAAGCAAAATTGCTGCGACACGCCGCGGAACGCAACAAGGACAGCGAAAGATGCAcactttctctgtccttgttttgttccgctacaTTATGCATTTaggtcaagaccaactagcccaaatttcagctttaactgtaacattttccaaagcaggggtggctggCGGAAAGCACTCCACCAAACAGCTTCCATTTGAAATGATAGCTTGATCGCTGCTCATCTGTAAAACCATGCGCCAACGTTGCTGCGGACGTGagttcatttccttttttttacgcaGTAGAtaacagcaagatgggctgcttttTGCGGTCCATCCCTGCTCTGGAAAATAGACTGTGCTTGGCACTGTCTCTCTCGGCATGCTCGGCCACAACACCGCCGCGTGCCGCACTTTTGCCGCTCCAGCCACaagtcacttgtgctaatctttttccgttgagactgtacatGGGGTTACATGTCCGTTTGCTTGCCACGCTTGCTTTCGTGACCCGCACAACACCTTCTTGCCGCGcagaagacgcgggttcgattcacgTTCGGACGTATGACATTTGTAATTGCATCCAACGCGATTCTTCGGCGGCAGGCAACGCCGATTACGCGCTTACAACCAATGACTCCGActtcggaatttctgcgaagccacctctttaacgctgtcgctttAATATCACCGGCAAAACTAACAGCAGTAGAAACGGCTTTACATGAAAGTTTATTTTCTGTTACTTCACTGATATCTATATAACTATCCAAGGCTTTTAAAGTTCATGAGGTTGATTTACACTGAAAGCATGCGAAGTTGCATATATCTGTACAAAAAGCTCCCAAGAAGAGAATTCACACTGAACGTGACACTGGCGACCAGCCACAGCAAGGGCGTCATATTGTGAAACGTTTTGTAAATGTACTTGCGATAAAGCGTCATCGGCAAGCCAGAAATTGTACTCCAGTAAAACTTATTTGCTTCTTTGTAATTAAGGGTGTAAGTAACAGCTAGGTCATTAAAACAACGTTTAAGCGCTAGAAAAAAAGCACTAGTGCTGGTGTTTCTCAGAAAACATTAGAAGAGTATCTAAATCAAATTTCTTATGAAGTCTACCTCAGCTGCAGCTGTTCTTTTAaagaagagagcgaaagaaaaacaATAGACGAATAGCTAAAATTTAATCTTCGTGGAGTGCAATGCGAAACTATTACAAAAAATATATTTGTGCATGTTCGGATGGGAAGAGATAACCCATATGTGCTAAAGATAATGCCTTCGTTTGTTCCTTTTTCTGCCTCATGTAACATAGGTATACTGCTGGAATAAACGACATGGATGCGAATTCGAGGGATCCATGGAAGATATGCTACGACACTACGAGAACGAGTGCACATGGTACACCGTGGAGTGTTTGCGATGTTGCGAGGAAGTCCTGCACAGGAACCTATCAACACACTACGTGGCCGGATGCAGAGCCCTGGTTTCTTCAGCACGCGCAGGTAACGCGTCCTCGGACTCTCAAGCAGTGAACCTTCAAGAAGTGACGGCTGCTCTCGGAGAACTGAAGATGCTCTTGAGGGACGCCAATCACGAGCAGCTGCTACCTGCGATCCAGAGTCAAATGAATGAACTGATCGAACAGATCAGGAACCAGGAGTCCAGGTCGGCCGTGATCCCTCACGCTGTCGCGGCATCTGCAAGGTCAGCGATAGCTCAAGTCACAGCACGGAGTCCCTCGACCTCGTTGCAAGAGGGAACTATTCAACAGAATCCGACTGAAGAAGCAGGCACGCCGTCGACTTCTCAGTCCTGCTCGGAGCAGACGTCGATGCCTCGACAGCTGGAGCCCCTAGTGGACCTGTCGCGAGATGTTCTCCAAGTCATGCGCAAAACATCCTCGCAAGATTTTCCTCAGCACGC includes the following:
- the LOC125760301 gene encoding TNF receptor-associated factor 3-like; this translates as MPSFRRVHRFCEHPVAGVNWRPTRFVEEVPSSRVCGLCRMIPKRIMVLPCGHLLCQSCHAATQGSRGRCPLDQEPFEEAECDSYDLPARKVNALKVYCWNKRHGCEFEGSMEDMLRHYENECTWYTVECLRCCEEVLHRNLSTHYVAGCRALVSSARAGNASSDSQAVNLQEVTAALGELKMLLRDANHEQLLPAIQSQMNELIEQIRNQESRSAVIPHAVAASARSAIAQVTARSPSTSLQEGTIQQNPTEEAGTPSTSQSCSEQTSMPRQLEPLVDLSRDVLQVMRKTSSRSLVGFSAVKTGGGAHAGSAAEGELEEVHKTWELRSNTNERDVEQCGAEDRALWNTTVDVVPAGVTISRRHENATFGVAAHDVVVLMLQTVLKANLHLKHLPAWLARPAFVQHSVGCTPDGNQARRRTSSLEMGDHHPDEAAGPSRPAD